The following are encoded in a window of Clostridium thermarum genomic DNA:
- a CDS encoding type II secretion system F family protein yields the protein MPIFLYEAKLVTGEIRKGKMDAVDENAVRSALRSMECYPVMIKQEGKSDIDLTKFARVKIKDIAVFCRQFSYILVSGMNIVKALEILKEETENKKLKQSITMVYEDVQKGRTLSASMRNHEVFPNMLVNMIAVGEASGNLDEMMIKMADYYDKEYDQVQKVKKAMTYPIMIAIVAVLVVNYLIIFVLPKLLGSLMEDKESLPAPTKILLAISDFMKEYWYIVIAIVAIIVIVFRGIKRNGNSTEMDRLKLKVPIFGKLTLKLAQAKFARTFGMLLNSGLPVVEGLEISSRVLGNKHLEMLLYQSIEDIKKGISISDSIRAKEIFTTMFIQMLKIGEESGTLDDVLGKTASFYDKEAETATAQMTTMIEPLIIVILAVVVGFIILSIILPMFDMYDTVGALYLLGFK from the coding sequence TTGCCTATATTTTTATATGAAGCCAAGCTTGTTACCGGTGAGATCAGAAAAGGGAAAATGGATGCTGTGGATGAAAATGCAGTAAGGTCTGCCCTTAGATCTATGGAATGCTATCCGGTAATGATTAAGCAAGAGGGAAAATCAGATATAGATTTAACTAAGTTTGCCAGAGTTAAGATAAAGGATATTGCAGTATTTTGCAGGCAGTTTTCGTATATACTTGTTTCAGGTATGAACATTGTAAAAGCCCTTGAAATACTGAAGGAGGAAACGGAGAATAAAAAGCTTAAACAATCAATTACCATGGTTTATGAAGATGTTCAAAAAGGAAGGACTCTATCGGCATCCATGAGAAATCACGAAGTTTTTCCTAATATGTTGGTTAACATGATAGCGGTAGGAGAAGCCAGCGGTAATCTTGATGAAATGATGATAAAGATGGCCGATTACTATGATAAGGAATATGACCAGGTACAAAAGGTTAAGAAGGCCATGACCTACCCCATAATGATAGCAATAGTAGCAGTTTTGGTAGTTAATTACTTAATAATATTTGTTTTACCTAAATTATTAGGGTCTTTGATGGAGGATAAAGAAAGTCTGCCTGCACCTACAAAAATACTTTTAGCTATCAGTGACTTTATGAAGGAGTATTGGTATATAGTAATAGCTATTGTGGCAATAATTGTTATTGTGTTTAGGGGTATCAAAAGAAATGGCAACAGTACGGAAATGGATAGACTCAAGCTAAAGGTTCCCATCTTTGGTAAGCTTACGTTGAAACTAGCCCAAGCAAAGTTTGCAAGAACTTTTGGAATGCTTTTAAACAGTGGCTTACCTGTTGTAGAAGGTTTGGAGATATCATCCAGAGTATTGGGAAATAAGCACCTTGAAATGCTGCTATATCAATCCATTGAGGACATAAAAAAGGGCATATCTATAAGTGATTCCATAAGAGCAAAAGAAATTTTTACTACAATGTTTATTCAAATGTTAAAAATAGGCGAAGAATCCGGTACACTGGATGATGTGCTTGGAAAAACCGCAAGTTTTTATGACAAAGAAGCAGAAACTGCTACAGCTCAAATGACCACCATGATAGAACCACTGATAATTGTTATATTGGCAGTGGTGGTAGGCTTTATCATATTGTCGATTATATTACCAATGTTTGACATGTATGATACAGTAGGTGCACTGTACTTACTTGGATTT